One stretch of Ursus arctos isolate Adak ecotype North America unplaced genomic scaffold, UrsArc2.0 scaffold_37, whole genome shotgun sequence DNA includes these proteins:
- the CBLN3 gene encoding cerebellin-3 — MLGAKRHWPSPRLPLALMLLALGCGWAQEGAEPVLLEGECLVVCEPGRAAAGGPGGAALGEAPPGRVAFAAVRSHHHEPAGEISNGTSGAIYFDQVLVNEGGGFDRASGSFVAPVRGVYSFRFHVVKVYNRQTVQVSLMLNTWPVISAFANDPDVTREAATSSVLLPLDPGDRVSLRLRRGNLLGGWKYSSFSGFLIFPL, encoded by the exons ATGCTGGGAGCCAAGCGACActggcccagccccaggctgCCCTTGGCCCTGATGCTTCTAGCCCTAGGGTGTGGGTGGGCCCAAGAGGGGGCAGAGCCTGTCCTCCTGGAGGGTGAGTGCCTGGTGGTCTGTGAACCTGGGCGAGCTGCTGCAGGGGGGCCTGGGGGAGCAGCCCTGGGAGAGGCCCCCCCCGGAAGAGTGGCATTTGCCGCAGTCCGAAGCCACCACCATGAGCCAGCAGGAGAGATCAGCAATGGCACCAGTGGGGCCATCTACTTCGACCAG GTCCTGGTAAATGAGGGTGGTGGCTTTGACCGGGCCTCAGGCTCCTTCGTGGCCCCTGTCCGAGGTGTCTATAGCTTCCGGTTCCATGTGGTGAAGGTGTACAACCGCCAAACTGTCCAG GTGAGCCTGATGCTGAACACATGGCCTGTCATCTCAGCCTTTGCCAACGACCCTGATGTGACTCGAGAGGCAGCCACCAGCTCTGTGTTACTGCCCCTGGACCCTGGGGACCGGGTGTCCCTGCGCCTCCGTCGGGGGAACCTATTGGGTGGCTGGAAATATTCAAGCTTCTCTGGCTTCCTCATTTTCCCACTTTAA
- the KHNYN gene encoding protein KHNYN yields MPTWGAGSPSPDRFAVSAEAEDKVREQQPYVERIFSVGMSVLPKDCPENPHIWLQLEGPKENASRAKEFLKGLCSPELRDEVHYPPKLHCIFLGAQGFFLDCLVWSTSAHLVPGPPGSLMVSGLTEAFVMAQSRVEELVERLSWDFRPGRSPEASQCAGVRRDFSALLQPCGDAHREALLQLPLAVQEELLSLVQEASRGQGPQALPPCGGGSPGPLGAQYQGVRAPSSEGGESLDPGPTGWQESRGERQVMEKEGGKQGGPREMDLEWKELRGEEAWDKDGAFRSQSGGGVAGQVGPLTGKAVGKEGVPQDRGRSFCVQGEPAGAQGPCQRAAQPRGASLLQRLHNGKASPPRVPSPPPAPEPPWHCGDRGDRGDKQQVVARGRGSPWKRGTRGGNLVTGTQRFQEALQDPFTLCLANVPGQPDLRHIVIDGSNVAMVHGLQHYFSSRGIAIAVQYFWDRGHRDITVFVPQWRFSKDAKVREGHFLQKLYSLSLLSLTPSRVMDGKRISSYDDRFMVKLAEETDGVIVSNDQFRDLAEESEKWMAIIRERLLPFTFVGNLFMVPDDPLGRNGPTLDEFLKKPVRAQGASKAQHPSRGFTEPGQQQQGREEEEKGIGGIRKTRETERLRRQLLEVFWGQDHKVDFILQREPYCRDINQLSEALLSLNF; encoded by the exons ATGCCTACCTGGGGGGCCGGCTCCCCGTCCCCTGACCGCTTTGCCGTGTCTGCCGAGGCTGAGGACAAGGTGCGGGAGCAGCAACCCTACGTGGAGCGCATCTTCAGCGTGGGGATGAGTGTCCTCCCGAAGGACTGTCCTGAGAACCCTCACATCTGGCTGCAGCTGGAGGGCCCCAAGGAGAACGCCAGCAGAGCGAAG GAGTTCCTGAAGGGTCTTTGCAGCCCAGAACTGCGGGATGAAGTCCACTACCCACCCAAACTGCACTGCATCTTCCTGGGAGCCCAGGGCTTCTTCCTTGATTGTCTGGTCTGGAGCACATCAGCCCACCTCGTGCCAGGGCCCCCCGGTTCGCTGATGGTCAGTGGCCTGACCGAGGCCTTCGTCATGGCTCAGAGCAGAGTGGAGGAGCTGGTGGAGCGGCTGAGCTGGGACTTCCGGCCGGGGCGCTCCCCTGAAGCCTCTCAGTGTGCTGGAGTGCGGAGAGACTTCTCTGCCCTGCTGCAGCCCTGTGGGGATGCCCACAGAGAGGCCCTGCTGCAGCTGCCCCTGGCTGTCCAGGAGGAACTGTTGAGCCTGGTGCAGGAGGCATCCAGGGGGCAGGGGCCCCAGGCACTCCCTCCCTGCGGCGGGGGGAGCCCAGGCCCACTGGGTGCTCAGTACCAGGGAGTCAGAGCTCCCTCGAGTGAAGGCGGGGAGTCCCTGGACCCTGGACCTACGGGGTGGCAAGAGtcaaggggagagagacaggttatggagaaggagggagggaagcagggtggTCCCAGGGAGATGGATTTGGAATGGAAGGAGCTGCGTGGGGAAGAGGCCTGGGATAAAGACGGGGCCTTCAGATCACAGtcaggagggggagtggcagggcaGGTAGGGCCCCTGACAGGAAAGGCCGTGGGCAAGGAGGGGGTGCCTCAGGACAGAGGAAGGTCGTTCTGTGTCCAGGGTGAGCCTGCTGGTGCCCAGGGCCCCTGTCAGAGGGCAGCTCAGCCCCGGGGAGCCTCCCTCCTCCAGCGGCTACACAACGGAAAAGCCTCACCTCCAAGGGTGCCTAGCCCTCCACCTGCGCCCGAGCCCCCGTGGCACTGTGGAGACCGAGGAGACAGGGGAGACAAGCAGCAGGTCGTGGCTCGAGGTCGTGGGTCTCCGTGGAAACGAGGCACGCGTGGGGGCAACTTGGTGACCGGCACGCAGCGTTTCCAGGAGGCCCTGCAGGACCCTTTCACCCTGTGCCTTGCCAATGTGCCCGGCCAGCCAGACCTCCGTCACATTGTCATTGATGGCAGCAACGTGGCCATGGT GCACGGTCTCCAACACTACTTCTCCAGCCGGGGCATCGCCATCGCTGTGCAGTACTTCTGGGACCGGGGCCACCGGGACATAACTGTCTTTGTGCCTCAGTGGCGCTTCAGTAAGGATGCCAAGGTCAGAG AGGGCCACTTCCTGCAGAAGCTCTACTCCCTCAGCctgctctccctcactccctcccgaGTCATGGATGGCAAGAGGATCTCCTCTTACGATGATAG GTTCATGGTGAAGCTGGCCGAAGAGACCGATGGGGTCATCGTGTCCAACGACCAGTTCCGGGACCTGGCGGAGGAGTCTGAGAAGTGGATGGCGATCATCAGGGAGCG CCTGCTGCCTTTCACTTTTGTGGGAAACCTCTTCATGGTTCCTGATGACCCGTTAGGGCGAAATGGCCCCACACTGGATGAGTTCTTGAAGAAGCCAGTCAG GGCACAGGGGGCTTCTAAGGCTCAGCATCCTTCCAGGGGCTTCACAGAACccgggcagcagcagcaggggagagaagaggaggaaaaaggcaTCGGTGGCATCCGGAAGACCCGGGAGACCGAGCGGCTGCGGCGCCAGCTGCTGGAGGTGTTCTGGGGCCAGGACCACAAGGTGGACTTTATCCTGCAGCGGGAGCCGTACTGCCGGGACATCAACCAGCTCTCGGAGGCCCTGCTGAGTCTCAACTTCTGA
- the SDR39U1 gene encoding LOW QUALITY PROTEIN: epimerase family protein SDR39U1 (The sequence of the model RefSeq protein was modified relative to this genomic sequence to represent the inferred CDS: inserted 1 base in 1 codon): MRVLVGGGTGFIGTALTQLLKARGHEVTLVSRKPGPGRITWDELATSGLPRCDAAVNLAGENILNPLRRSATALKLISFRAXGGPCDPDENLWNETFQKEVLSSRLETTQILARAINKAPQPPQAWVLVTGVAYYQPSLTAEYDEDSPGGDFDFFSNLVTKWEAAARLPGESTRQVVVRSGVVLGRGGGAISHMLLPFRLGLGGPIGPGHQFFPWIHIRDLAGILTHAVEASHVQGVLNGVAPAPTTTNAEFAKAFGAALGRPAFIPLPSMVVQAVFGRERAIMLLEGQKVVPRRTLATGYQYSFPELGAALKEVVA, encoded by the exons ATGCGGGTGCTCgtgg GTGGTGGGACGGGCTTCATTGGGACAGCCCTAACCCAGCTGCTGAAAGCCAGGGGCCACGAAGTGACGTTGGTCTCCCGAAAGCCGGGGCCCGGTAGGATCACGTGG GATGAACTTGCTACGTCGGGGCTGCCCCGCTGCGATGCTGCTGTCAACCTGGCGGGAGAGAACATCCTCAACCCTCTCCGAAGGTCAGCCACGGCCCTGAAGCTGATATCCTTCAGAG GGGGAGGACCGTGTGACCCTGATGAGAACCT GTGGAACGAAACCTTCCAAAAAGAGGTTCTCAGCAGCCGCTTGGAGACCACCCAGATACTGGCTAGAGCCATCAACAAGGCCCCACAACCCCCCCAGGCCTGGGTCTTAGTCACTGGTGTAG CTTACTACCAGCCCAGCCTGACTGCGGAGTATGATGAGGACAGCCCGGGAGGGGATTTTGACTTTTTCTCCAACCTGGTAACCAAATGGGAAGCTGCAGCCAGGCTTCCTGGAGAGTCTACACGCCAGGTGGTGGTGCGCTCCG GGGTTGTGCTGGGCCGTGGGGGCGGTGCCATCAGTCACATGCTGCTGCCCTTCCGCCTGGGCCTGGGGGGCCCCATCGGTCCAGGCCACCAGTTCTTCCCCTGGATTCACATCAGGGACCTGGCAGGAATCCTGACCCATGCCGTTGAAGCAAGCCACGTGCAGGGGGTCCTGAATGGAGTGGCTCCAGCCCCCACCACTACAAATGCTGAGTTTGCCAAGGCCTTCGGCGCCGCCCTGGGCCGCCCAGCCTTCATCCCTCTCCCCAGCATGGTGGTGCAAGCGGTCTTTGGACGAGAGCGTGCCATCATGCTGCTAGAGGGCCAGAAGGTGGTCCCACGGCGGACACTGGCCACAGGCTACCAGTATTCCTTCCCAGAGTTAGGGGCTGCGTTGAAGGAAGTCGTAGCCTAA